In one window of Temnothorax longispinosus isolate EJ_2023e chromosome 9, Tlon_JGU_v1, whole genome shotgun sequence DNA:
- the Osp gene encoding protein outspread isoform X1 yields MSGGTAGGGGVRGTGAECRKFAPNIFNKSKCSSCFKQKEEHSAEALECNRATRKISKCGYLFVAPGWDFSNPLNRTKRWQRRWFVLYDDGELTYSVDEHPETVPQARIDMTRVLEVAAAEDVTGHPYSLAVTSPEGVTFVKGTCREETRWWTDVLQVYSRNKGRHKRNATFPGGQTTILQVTPTIRSNTPNPPRPRFNSCRSEPRGTAWIPETGGGTSDLCSSVFSSTPSLVTTSVITATSSSVLTNGNTESISEIRNNLSPLRALENGSAGNYLTAVTSTTSSSLNGNVSSTAYSTSSTAVSTATTTTASSIVSLTDKPPMIPNDARSTSYRDQPASSASPPTRDKLRAEDKARRRMSQQGERTGGIIGDAAGPASGEKLDDDACRRILLEHEREREGKLRDIAASLTQPRVRRIKPRTSEPTRDVVDAVNAAHQDKLIRGDPDGCGLDISGIRYSPTSELRVDLPAEDLLNIKKGWLMKQGLNKEWNKHWFVLRGCGLMYYRDPCAEDKGIMDGVIDLNTVTAVTPLQVARNYGFQTVAWDDRGSTVLSAVTAGIRSSWMSAIRRAANLPDPDSNVDSLTVCPDTQQETNPQSPTTSITDRERDSVVPSTSITPRSVLFSSDEEYRTASEGGRRESGDWSEMPVSPPLVRNDDWPMTLKGSGWSDAANHEWSELPPSPPLTRTALSRVKARSRSSSRSRVYKRSRSSPPSSRRSTLDSVRSEDLMMACCELGEDEEQNNGHLQNNSCLSSTNDSPLIVELLENQVSLLRDQLDQNQSHPSTLLVIVERQENEIESLKSQLNAARNDIASAEKELSRLRQQKAEASIREKQVEELLNTIQRTEQQRNKDLDDLEKMKKVYNREKEVLECKLLETEAILRETTERCEMLTNELTSNHRNVEHLQAETAAISDRLSQGIEENERLYNRVRELEEKNGLSASRERGRSFDSLSDLTNIELDLDLTALDKERVMEEYDELRSRFEKAVMEIRAMRKELREAHATQDVLELEIFAHKQDAANASETNQAQIQLMAARIQDLTNKLAASEKQIRTLKQKLTKAESRDKRRSLSLKGRESFQISQEVEDKLLDLENKICAIERGKSISAPVSAGSSSKESSPNLKKEKRRESKNLDRARLRRKSLDSATSSEPMKVLIRLSTLETKVASVAETMVSDAEKDSSECSEISGSSEISLEVMARLKKLERVVSKSKRRLEKCLGSTQAEDKAEKCLREVNEILDSCLECKKNQASAQITESVGVMVSRLETILKDKLSELTKRRQLLAQEGRLDEREKMRLVAERIAFESVILRQIKCALNRTTDRSAVLSELVETSQLASSLKRKIHGTKPKTYQKTNYIQYLTKVLASKLVLIGHASVSTETPKEISAARSESLNFLLQKQREINEIMRKYKDAKLRQLAESLAAETLSMSEQEDLAGKQISGSNKKLLEDRRIREAWALAQETVSKELVQAEVSHVIMRYGQLYEQNVTSITDICLSFDNADNIKLESWVDAAQARLRQEMEVSIHELSEAYEDCLRTMKKNKLTTPDSKHESRQLLTDYADVIAHKALIDSRIALLQETTRQSSTTLSGETFVSSLIRNEEILSCLANDEGYDLQNNPILDAEYSYLYQRLTKECDDRISGRRESKEQLKNVSQSLFHLEENLAELSKCIRDKTGMKIDSIVWPKSTSSVADWSSVCEKCLHLRQQIRKLSDYMNNVSCQTCNQLQETIQKITNEHNQELETLKRNQERDLMDIKGELDNQRQSLTTQYEHEAASLRERARKLEHRLNAMDSEHSAHVNELRAAYQRSISAELDTDAETRKRYKEEIKQLRALCEKGLLAMENSHRRIIAEMEEKHRQELENLRVEKEQALSEETQATLAALDAMRKAHEHEVQKEIAKFKQEFIKQMQAREDIGVLHKEHEEEMEEIKQEILSLSAKYSSKCVESAALEEKVGNLSKQLAQAQQHIMQLDARNKQLRAHLVLETNDSSINDTIHILRGRDNELAEPREEMHRLQQQFKHGDTLRESPGVPSKAALSLDYSPAYSPQRLRGNQGGGEQKLTCERSTKGASSLSSALQKQSLLTDRPQSAFSYRLERVKSVSLPYSSSLARPASSAGVSGSHVDGKEPPASLGQKERNGNLGTSLWDSLRPRSGLPHQYQGGTTTEMRVGSGTGTQRWQETKQNEKHQHSQAYTLRANARHTSRLTPEPAALSVAELMRSPAMRWSSRSCRSLPPTPTPSYHHPLHPPLPAVGMVAERKKRFEL; encoded by the exons CCAGAAACGGTGCCTCAGGCGAGGATCGACATGACCCGCGTTCTGGAGGTGGCCGCAGCCGAGGACGTCACCGGGCATCCTTACAGCCTCGCCGTGACTTCGCCGGAGGGTGTGACCTTCGTCAAAGGGACGTGTCGCGAAGAGACCAGGTGGTGGACGGACGTTCTCCAGGTGTATTCGCGAAATAAG GGTCGGCACAAACGAAATGCAACCTTTCCCGGCGGGCAGACGACGATCCTACAAGTTACGCCGACGATTCGAA GTAACACGCCAAATCCACCGCGACCGCGCTTCAATAGCTGCCGATCGGAGCCGCGCGGCACCGCGTGGATTCCGGAGACCGGCGGCGGAACGTCGGATCTGTGCTCCTCCGTTTTCTCGTCCACGCCGTCCTTGGTGACGACCAGCGTCATTACCGCCACCAGCAGCAGCGTGCTGACCAACGGCAACACGGAGAGCATCTCCGAGATCAGGAACAATCTGTCGCCTCTGCGCGCCCTCGAGAACGGCTCCGCCGGAAATTATCTGACCGCGGTGACGTCGaccacgtcgtcgtcgttgaaCGGCAACGTCTCCAGTACGGCCTACTCGACTTCCTCGACCGCCGTTTccacggcgacgacgacgacggcgagcAGCATCGTCTCGTTGACCGATAAGCCGCCTATGATCCCCAACGACGCGAGATCGACGAGCTATCGAGATCAACCTGCTAGCAGCGCGTCACCGCCGACTCGGGACAAGCTCCGCGCCGAAGACAAGGCCAGGCGCAGGATGAGTCAGCAGGGCGAGCGGACAGGCGGCATTATCGGCGACGCGGCCGGCCCAGCCTCCGGCGAGAAACTAG ACGACGATGCGTGCCGGAGGATACTTTTGGAGCACGaacgggagagagagggaaagctACGAGATATAGCAGCTTCGTTAACGCAGCCGCGAGTGAGAAGAATTAAGCCAAGAACTTCGGAGCCAACGAGGGACGTCGTGGATGCGGTCAATGCGGCTCATCAGGATAAACTT ATCAGAGGCGATCCCGACGGCTGCGGCCTAGATATTTCCGGCATCAGGTATTCACCTACTTCCGAGTTGAGAGTCGATCTGCCGGCAGAGGACTTGCTGAACATCAAGAAGGGCTGGTTGATGAAGCAAGGCTTGAACAAG GAATGGAACAAACATTGGTTTGTTCTGAGGGGTTGCGGACTGATGTACTATAGGGATCCCTGTGCGGAGGACAAGGGCATTATGGATGGCGTTATAGACCTCAATACTGTCACCGCAGTCACGCCGCTTCAGGTCGCACGAAATTACGGATTCCAGACTGTC GCCTGGGACGACAGAGGTAGCACGGTGCTGTCCGCGGTGACAGCTGGTATTAGGTCCAGTTGGATGTCGGCCATCAGAAGAGCGGCCAATCTGCCTGATCCTGATAGTAACGTGGATTCTCTTACCGTCTGCCCGGATACTCAGCAAGAGACGAATCCGCAGTCACCTACTAC aTCCATTACGGATCGTGAAAGAGACTCTGTCGTTCCATCGACATCCATCACGCCCAGATCGGTTCTGTTCTCGTCTGACGAAGAGTATAGAACCGCTTCCGAGGGTGGACGAAGAGAGTCCGGCGACTGGTCGGAGATGCCGGTGTCGCCGCCGTTGGTGAGGAACGACGATTGGCCTATGACGTTGAAGGGTTCCGGCTGGTCGGATGCGGCAAACCACGAGTGGTCGGAGTTACCACCGTCGCCGCCGTTAACGAGAACCGCGTTGTCGAGGGTGAAAGCTCGGTCTAGATCGAGTTCCAGATCGAGAGTCTACAAGAGAAGTCGAAGTTCTCCACCGAGCTCGCGAAGAAGCACTCTGGACAGCGTGAGATCAGAAGATCTGATGATGGCTTGCTGCGAACTCGGCGAGGACGAGGAGCAGAACAATGGCCATCTGCAGAACAACAGCTGCCTCTCGAGTACCAACGACAGCCCTCTTATCGTTGAGCTTTTGGAGAATCAAGTGTCGCTGTTGCGCGATCAATTAGATCAGAATCAGTCCCATCCGAGTACGTTACTAGTCATTGTCGAGCGTCAGGAGAACGAAATCGAAAGTTTGAAATCGCAGCTGAATGCGGCGCGAAACGACATCGCGAGTGCAGAGAAGGAGCTGTCTAGGCTCCGACAGCAGAAAGCGGAGGCGTCCATCAGGGAGAAACAAGTGGAAGAATTGTTGAATACGATACAGAGGACGGAGCAGCAGAGGAATAAGGATCTGGACGATTTGGAGAAGATGAAGAAGGTGTACAACAGGGAAAAAGAAGTCTTGGAATGTAAATTACTTGAAACAGAGGCTATTCTGAGAGAGACGACGGAGAGATGTGAGATGCTTACTAACGAATTGACGTCGAATCATCGAAACGTCGAGCATCTACAGGCGGAAACAGCAGCTATCAGTGACAGATTGTCTCaag GTATCGAGGAAAATGAACGACTTTATAACAGAGTAAGGGAATTGGAGGAAAAGAATGGACTCTCAGCTTCGAGAGAACGTGGACGAAGCTTCGATTCGCTTAGCGACTTGACCAATATTGAGTTGGATTTAGATTTGACTGCGTTGGACAAGGAAAG agTCATGGAGGAATACGATGAGTTGCGAAGCCGTTTCGAGAAGGCTGTCATGGAGATTCGAGCCATGAGGAAAGAACTACGAGAAGCTCATGCGACACAAGATGTTTTGGAATTAGAAATCTTTGCGCATAAGCAGGACGCAGCTAATGCCAGCGAGACAAATCAAGCACAGATTCAGTTAATGGCGGCGAGAATCCAGGACTTAACCAACAAGTTAGCCGCTAGCGAAAAGCAAATTAGAACGCTGAAGCAAAAGCTGACAAAAGCTGAGAGCAGAGATAAGAGAAGATCACTCTCTCTTAAAGGAAGAGAATCTTTTCAGATCTCTCAGGAGGTGGAGGACAAACTGTTGGatctagaaaataaaatatgtgctATAGAGAGAGGCAAAAGCATCAGCGCTCCTGTTTCGGCTGGCAGCAGCTCAAAGGAGTCGAGTCCTAAtctgaaaaaagagaagaggagagaaagtAAGAATCTAGATCGAGCTAGACTGCGAAGAAAATCTTTAGACAGCGCGACGAGTTCTGAACCAATGAAAGTGTTGATTAGACTCAGTACTCTGGAAACAAAAGTGGCGAGCGTTGCTGAGACCATGGTCAGTGACGCAGAAAAAGACTCCAGTGAGTGTAGCGAAATTAGCGGGTCCTCCGAAATATCGTTAGAGGTCATGGCAAGGTTGAAGAAATTAGAGAGAGTAGTGTCAAAGTCGAAAAGACGATTGGAAAAATGTCTCGGCTCGACGCAAGCGGAGGATAAGGCCGAAAAATGTTTGCGCGAGGTGAATGAAATATTAGACTCGTGCTTAGAATGTAAGAAGAACCAGGCTAGCGCTCAAATCACCGAGTCAGTAGGAGTAATGGTATCTAGGCTAGAAACTATACTTAAGGACAAACTGAGCGAACTCACGAAGAGACGGCAGTTGCTGGCGCAGGAAGGCCGCTTGGACGAGAGGGAGAAGATGAGACTCGTCGCCGAGAGGATAGCCTTCGAGTCTGTGATCCTGCGGCAGATAAAATGCGCGCTGAATCGTACAACGGACAGAAGTGCCGTTCTGAGTGAATTGGTCGAAACTAGTCAGCTTGCCTCAAGCTTAAAACGTAAGATTCACGGAACTAAGCCCAAAACGTACCAAAAAACGAATTACATTCAGTATCTCACTAAAGTGTTAGCGAGTAAGTTAGTACTGATAGGACACGCCTCTGTATCGACGGAAACCCCGAAGGAGATTAGTGCCGCTCGCAGCGAAAGTCTTAACTTTTTGCTGCAGAAGCAGCGGGAGATCAACGAGATCATGCGGAAGTACAAGGACGCGAAGTTGCGACAGCTCGCGGAATCTCTGGCCGCCGAGACGTTGAGTATGTCCGAGCAGGAGGACCTCGCAGGCAAACAGATCAGTGGCTCGAACAAGAAACTACTTGAGGATAGACGTATTCGCGAGGCATGGGCTTTAGCGCAGGAGACCGTGAGCAAGGAACTCGTGCAGGCAGAAGTGTCTCATGTTATCATGCGTTATGGACAATTGTACGAGCAAAACGTCACCTCGATCACGGATATTTGCCTCAGCTTTGATAACGCGGACAATATTAAGCTAGAATCGTGGGTAGACGCAGCGCAAGCGAGATTACGCCAAGAGATGGAGGTCTCCATACATGAGCTGTCGGAGGCTTACGAGGATTGCTTGCGTACGATGAAGAAGAACAAGTTGACAACGCCCGATTCTAAGCACGAATCCCGCCAACTGCTCACAGACTACGCCGACGTAATTGCGCACAAGGCTTTAATAGATTCCAGAATCGCCCTTCTTCAGGAAACCACTCGGCAATCATCTACGACATTGTCTGGCGAGACTTTCGTATCTAGTCTTATCCGAAACGAAGAGATCCTTTCCTGTTTGGCAAACGACGAAGGATATGATCTTCAAAATAATCCGATTCTCGACGCGGAATATAGTTACCTTTACCAGCGATTGACTAAGGAATGCGATGATAGGATATCCGGAAGAAGAGAGTCGAAAGAGCAACTCAAGAACGTTAGTCAGTCATTGTTTCACTTGGAAGAGAATCTAGCTGAGCTCAGCAAATGTATAAGAGATAAAACAGGCATGAAAATCGACAGTATCGTTTGGCCCAAGTCGACGAGCAGCGTCGCGGATTGGTCTAGCGTATGCGAGAAATGCTTGCATTTACGACAACAGATAAGGAAGCTGAGCGATTATATGAACAACGTGTCGTGTCAGACGTGCAATCAACTGCAGGAAACTATTCAAAAGATAACTAACGAACATAATCAGGAATTAGAGACGCTCAAGCGCAATCAGGAGAGAGATTTGATGGATATCAAGGGCGAATTGGACAACCAGCGGCAATCTCTGACGACACAGTACGAGCATGAGGCGGCCAGTTTACGCGAGAGAGCCAGGAAACTGGAGCATCGTCTCAACGCGATGGATTCCGAGCATTCGGCTCACGTGAACGAGTTGAGAGCTGCTTATCAGAGATCGATAAGCGCCGAATTGGACACCGACGCCGAGACGCGAAAGCGATACAAGGAGGAGATTAAGCAGCTACGCGCGTTATGCGAAAAAGGTTTGTTGGCTATGGAGAACTCGCACAGGCGCATCATCGCCGAGATGGAGGAGAAACATCGGCAGGAACTGGAGAACCTCAGGGTGGAAAAGGAACAGGCGCTCTCCGAAGAGACACAGGCGACTCTGGCTGCATTAGATGCCATGAGGAAAGCGCACGAACACGAAGTGCAGAAGGAGATCGCCAAATTCAAGCAAGAATTCATCAAGCAGATGCAGGCGCGCGAGGACATTGGCGTGCTGCACAAAGAACATGA GGAGGAAATGGAGGAGATCAAGCAAGAGATTCTTTCTCTGTCTGCAAAGTATTCGTCCAAGTGCGTGGAGTCGGCCGCGTTGGAGGAGAAAGTGGGCAATCTGTCCAAGCAACTCGCCCAGGCGCAACAGCACATCATGCAACTGGACGCGAGGAACAAGCAGTTGCGAGCGCATCTAGTATTGGAGACGAACGACAGCAGTATCAACGACACTATACATATTCTAAGAGGTAGGGACAACGAGCTCGCCGAACCGAGGGAAGAGATGCATCGACTGCAACAACAATTTAAG CATGGGGACACCCTTCGTGAATCGCCCGGCGTGCCGTCGAAAGCCGCCCTGTCGCTAGACTACTCGCCCGCCTACTCGCCACAACGCCTCAGAGGTAATCAGGGTGGCGGCGAACAAAAATTAACGTGCGAACGGAGTACGAAAGGAGCGAGCTCCTTATCCAGCGCGTTGCAAAAACAGTCTCTGTTGACGGATCGGCCTCAGAGCGCATTCTCGTACAGACTCGAGCGCGTAAAGTCCGTCTCGTTGCCGTACTCGAGTAGTTTGGCCAGGCCGGCGAGTAGTGCCGGTGTTTCCGGCTCGCACGTTGACGGGAAAGAGCCGCCGGCGAGTTTAGGGCAAAAGGAGCGTAACGGCAACCTGGGCACGTCGTTATGGGACAGCTTGAGACCGAGGAGCGGCCTGCCTCATCAGTATCAAG GTGGCACAACAACAGAGATGCGAGTCGGCAGCGGCACTGGCACCCAACGGTGGCAGGAGACCAAGCAGAATGAAAAGCACCAGCACTCGCAGGCATACACCCTCCGTGCCAACGCTCGTCACACATCCCGCCTCACCCCGGAACCCGCAGCTCTCTCCGTTGCAG AGTTGATGAGGTCTCCAGCAATGAGGTGGTCCAGCAGAAGTTGTCGCAGTCTACCTCCGACACCCACACCGAGTTACCATCATCCACTTCACCCTCCTCTACCCGCCGTGGGCATGGTCGCCGAGAGGAAGAAACGTTTTGAgctctga